GATTAGAAATAATATCAAGAAGTTGCCCGTAGTTATGGAAGGTAAGTTAGTAGGGATAGTCACTTCTTCAGACATAGTCAGAGGAACAGACCTGCTAACAGATACTCTTAAAGACATTTATAAAATCGGCAGAGATGATTAAGAAATTTATCTCATGCTAAAGCAAAAAAAACTTTTAATATAAATTATTGAAAATAATTTTGAAATTATTTAGGTTTAAACTTTCCACAATAATAATCCTTTTTTACTTTTTGCTTAATCAAAGAACAATTCAAGACCCCTTTTTTACTCCTCAAATATGCACAATTTTTACAGATCTTTTCCACGTCCATTCATGTTCACCAAATTAATTTTTGTTATATTAATTATCTAACTATATCAAACTTTTTTAGGTTAATTTTTTAGAATGCAATCCTAATTTTTTTTCAATCCATGCTAACTTTAAAGTCATGTATGAAATCGCTGCAACAATTATTGCAGCTGAATAGAAGCCAATGCCAACTGCCATTCCTATTGAAGATGCTACCCATAAAGTTGCAGCAGTTGTGATTCCTGTAACCCTATCTCTAGTTTGAATGATAGTCCCAGCTCCAATAAAGCCTACACCAGCCACTATATAGGCCGCTATTCTAGATGGATCGGATCCTGGAAAAGCATAGAAAGAAAGGATTGTAAATTGAGCAGAACCTATCGAAACCAATATATGGGTTCTAAGGCCGGCTGGTTTGTCCCCTCTTTCTCTCTCAAGACCTATTAATGCACCCAATAGAAGAGCCAGAAATAATCTGATAATTAATTCAAATTCTGAGATCATGATTAGTTATTTATTAGCGATTTAGTTTATAAAATCGTGGGCATGCAATAGTATTGCACTAAATCATTCGTTTATTCTTAATCAAATACCCAATTATTAACAAAGAGAAATGAACTAATGTCGCATCTAGTCCCAATATGAACATGCTATTTTTAAATGTGGTAAGCGTCACATTAATCGACTCTAATTCAATCGCTATTGCTCTAATAATTACTGAAAAGGATTTGAGAGAATTTCTAATGAAGTCAATAATCTTCACTCCCATACGAGTGACATCATCAATCTCGTCGACAGTTTTGAAAATATCATCAAGACTGAGGCTTTGGCTTTCAAAAGCTTGGGACAACTCCTTCAGATCCATCGCTGCATTACTAAGTGTGGTGGCAAAATCCTCTGATATCAATAACAGTATTGGTGAGCCGGATGCTTGAGTTAATTGTTCTGATGCCCTCTCTATATCAATAGACAATCTTGAGAGCGCTATTGATGATTCATTCAAGGTAAAAAATACATTGGTAAATTTATCTTCAAAATCAATAGCTGATCTTCTTAAATCATCAAGTTGAGAGTATGTTTCATTCATTGAGTTTTCTACAATTCTCAGTTCATTAACAACAGTTCTCAAAGTAGATTCCGTCTGTCCAAGGCTAAACATATAATATGAGCCTACTATTGGCCAAATTATTGTTCCTAATAAACCAAAAACAATCAGAAATAGAGGAAATATTCTTTTAGGAGTTATCTTTCGATTTTTCAATTTTGATTTATTTGTCATAATAAAAACCTAGCTTGACTTGAATTATAAGAATATGAGGTCTATTTAATTGAATTTGTAAGCTTAGTATGCTTAAATATAACTGTGTTATATTTTTTTCTCCAGTATTATTTTTAATTTATCTTGTTATTTTTATAATTTAAAGTTTCAAATATCATAACAGTATCGGAGGTGAAAAGATTGGCTAAAAAAGGAGACAAGTACAAATGCGATACATGTGGAATTGTGGTAGTTATTGATGAAGATTGTGGCTGTGCTGAATGTGATTTAGTTTGCTGTCAAGGATCGATGGAGAAGTGTTAGTCTTATATTAAACTGAAATACAAAGAATTTTTCTTAAATCTTTTTTATACTGCAGAGATAGATCCGTTCTAATGATGTTCATATGGAGGGCAAGACCTTATTCGGGGGTTAATTCATGGAAATCTCAGCTGACATATTATCTCTTGGCGTGATTTTATTAGGTATTTTAATAGCGCCAATGATTTCGACTAAAATAAAAATTCCCGTACTTATCGTTGAGGTAATTTATGGCATAATTATTGGCAAGTCTTTTCTAAACATAGTAACTGAGATCGAATGGCTTAGATTTTTCTCTTTTTTTGGTCTTGTTTACCTACTATTCCTTGCTGGATTGGAGATAGAATTTGAAGAAATTCGGAGATCTATAATTCCTGTCATAGCTTTGGCTACAGGCTCGCTGGTTGTACCTTTTACTTTTGGCTACTTACTGGCCAGGGTTATTCAAATCAATCCAATCTTTCTCGGAGTAATTTTATGTACTACTTCCTTAGGTGTTGTACTCCCTATCACCAAATCATTAAGACAATACAAGTCACTCCAAATCCTTCTAGGGGCTACTGTGCTTGTGGATCTTGTAAGTATGTTTCTTCTTGTACTTACTTTTGAGACTTTTGTAGGATCACTGACATATTCTTATCTCTTATCAATATCGTTCTTTCTTGCTATGTTTATACTTCCATTAATTATTGGTAGACTAGGTATTGGATCTAAAATATGGAATTGGTCTTTGAAAAGATCTCACTTTCAATTTGAGTTAAGATTTTGTTTGGGTTTAATAGCTATATTTGCAGTATTAGCTGAACTTGTTGGAGTACATGCGATATTAGGAGCTTTTTTAGCGGGGCTAATAATATCAGAATTGACTGATAGGGGTAGCGATTTAGAAGAAAAGCTACTTGGAATTGGTTACGGATTTTTTGTTCCATTTTTCTTTATCTTAGTAGGAATAAACACAAATATACCTCAAATATTTGGAAGCATGGGCGGCTTGTTTATATTGGTTTCAATTATTTTTGTAGGTATCTTCAGCAAAGTAATAGGTGTTGGAATTGTATCAAAAATCTTGGGATTCTCTTCGCGAGAAAGTCTAGCTTTAGGGTTTATACAAAGTGCTAGACTCAGTCTTGTGTTAGCTGGCATCGAAATAGGAAGAAGTATAGGTTTAATTGACATGGCAATGTATTCAATATTCGTTATTTTCGCAATAGTGAGTGTATTAATTGCACCTTCTATTGGAGTGAGTCTATTAAGAAAGAGATTAGAAATTGTAAAATCAGTAAGCATACCAGAAGAATTTTGGGAACCATATCACGAAGACTTGATATGACCAATAACCAGCTAATATAACTCAATTACATCCTTTATTCTGAAGCATAAGGTTCCTTGCTCATGATATAATTTCCCTCTCGCCTTGAACCTTGAATTTTTCTTCATTAACTTAGCAGGTCCTTCAAAATCATGAGATGCTACTCTCGCTCTCCATTTATCATTTATCCATACTACAGCTCTACCAGGATAAACTTTCTCAACACGCACATCATACACGTCTTTTATATATTCTGATTTATTCGATGGTTTTTTAATGGATTTTACTACGAAATAATCTGAACTTTCTTTTGTTATCTTATCCATTTCCTCAAGTTTCTCTACTGCTGCCTTTACTATATCAGCCGACAATCCTTCTTCTTCAATTAAATCCTGAATCCTTAGACCCTTACCTCCGTGTTTCAAAGCTTTCATATAGATTCGACGAGCGGTTTTGTCTGCGTCTCTTATGAAATCCTTCACTTTATCCTGTTCGGATTTAAAAAGATGGGATTCTGTTTGAGTTATTTCTGCTTCCTGTTTTATATCTTTCAATTCTTCATCTGAAATAAGTACTTTCTCAAGCTTGGGACCTGGACGAAACATAGAATCCAATTCTTGGTTAAGTGAACCAACAATGTTATTCATTTTACCAACTTTACGTTTACTAGCGTAGAGGTAAACCATGTCGTAGGTATCCTTTGTTGCCAATATCAAAGCCTTTCCAGCAACTTTCCTGCCAGTTCTTCCTTTTCTTTGAATATATCTGATCTCGCTTGGAATTGGCTCATAGAATATAACCAGGTCAACACTGGGTATATCCAATCCCTCCTCCGCAATGCATGTGGCTACGAGAACATTTGTATCACCTTCCCTGAAATCCTCGATCAATTTGGCTTGTTCTTTTTGCCTTAATCCACGGTCGCCAGCTTTGTTGGCTTGGCCTACAAATCTCTCGACGGAGACATTGGTTATTGATTTTAAACGATCCACTAAATACGAAGCGGTATCCCTATACTGAGTAAATACAATTACCTTAGAATCTTTTTTCTTGAGTTGGTTTTCCACTTCTTGATTTAATAATTCTATCTTGGGATGATCAAGAGTCTCTTTTTCATTTAGAAGTTTAACAAGCTTACCATATCTATCGTCTTTGATAATTGATTTGTAACTTTTCTTTTTCTCGCTCTCTGATTCAATCCTATCTAAAAATAGTTTTGCTGTAACAATTCCTTGTGTTTCAAGTAACTCAAGAGAGTGAGAAAGAGTCAAAGCAGCAGATTGAACTACAATAGCACTATATATTGGTCCCTTCTTCTCATTTGGAACTATTTTTAGTTGATGACGAAGTTTTTCACCGATTTCTAATAATTCTCGCCTGGAAATATAATCGGGCCTTTTATAGATAAATCCCATTTTTACAAGCCATTTATTCTTCTCAGACAGCATTTCCCTTATTATTTTTGAAGCTTTTTTGAATTCATCGGGTAGATCAATGTATTTCCAATCAACTTTTACAGGATTGATATAAGGGGAAACATCCTCGTCCTCTTCTGATCGATGCTCAACTTGTTCAATATATAGAGCTTTACAGATTTCTTCGATCCTCTTCTTTTCAGCCCCTGGACTTGCAGTCATTCCAAGTATCGTTGGCCAACTAGATTGCTCCACGTACTTTTTAGCCACAAGTGTATAAGCGTAGTCCTTTCTAGCTCGATGACATTCATCAAAAACTAGGAGGCTAAAATCTTTGAGTGTTAAGATATTATTCTCTAAATCGTTCTTAACAACTTGAGGAGTTGCAAAGATTACTTTAGCATCCCCTTCCCAAATTTTTTTCCTATATATGCTAGGAATCTTCCCGGTTAATGCGATTGCATCTTTATCACGAAGAGTTAGGAAATTCATGAAGCTGTCCTTATGCTGCATGACAAGCGGCCTAGTAGGGGCCATAACTAGAATCCTTGTATTTTTATAATTATAGAGAAAGTGGGCTGCAACTATAGCTGATATAATTGTCTTGCCTAATGCTGTTGGAAGTACAACTAAGGTATTCTTATGAATGGCTTTTTCTGCAATTACCTTTTGATACTGGCGAGCCTCAATTCGATTAGGCCATATCAAAGGTTTTTCAATATATTTCTTTTCTAAAAAACCTTGAAGGCCCATAATTAAATTCACTTTTAGGATCCATAAGATCTTTCTTACTTTTAATAAAAATCTCCTAAATCTTGCTTATGCTAAATAAAGTGTCTTAACTGTAATTATTTTAAACCCTGTTTCAAAAGGAAATTAAAAAAAGGTTTTTTATTTCATTTTTAGTTTTGTCAAATTTTTATACTCTTCTTCTTTCATATGGATGCAATGTTTATCTTCAGGGAACTTGCCATCCTTCACTTCTTTTCTGTAAGATTCGAAAGCATTTAACATAGAGTCATGCAAGTTGGCCCAATTCTTGGCAAAACTTGGTGTTAATCCAAGTCCTAAACCTAGAATATCACAAACATTAAGCCCAATCCCATCGCAGTGTGGACCCGAACCCCAGCTAAGAGTCGGAATAGATAATCTTTCCGTGATTATTTTAGCTGATTCTGTTGTTGCAAATTCTATTACTATCGCAAAAGCTCCACTTTTCTCAAGTTCAATAGCATCTTCTAAGATTTTTCTAGCATTCTGTGCGGTTCTACCTTGGACTCTATATCCACCTGAAAGTGATGCGGA
This genomic interval from Candidatus Bathyarchaeota archaeon contains the following:
- a CDS encoding MgtC/SapB family protein; translation: MISEFELIIRLFLALLLGALIGLERERGDKPAGLRTHILVSIGSAQFTILSFYAFPGSDPSRIAAYIVAGVGFIGAGTIIQTRDRVTGITTAATLWVASSIGMAVGIGFYSAAIIVAAISYMTLKLAWIEKKLGLHSKKLT
- a CDS encoding helicase-related protein, which codes for MGLQGFLEKKYIEKPLIWPNRIEARQYQKVIAEKAIHKNTLVVLPTALGKTIISAIVAAHFLYNYKNTRILVMAPTRPLVMQHKDSFMNFLTLRDKDAIALTGKIPSIYRKKIWEGDAKVIFATPQVVKNDLENNILTLKDFSLLVFDECHRARKDYAYTLVAKKYVEQSSWPTILGMTASPGAEKKRIEEICKALYIEQVEHRSEEDEDVSPYINPVKVDWKYIDLPDEFKKASKIIREMLSEKNKWLVKMGFIYKRPDYISRRELLEIGEKLRHQLKIVPNEKKGPIYSAIVVQSAALTLSHSLELLETQGIVTAKLFLDRIESESEKKKSYKSIIKDDRYGKLVKLLNEKETLDHPKIELLNQEVENQLKKKDSKVIVFTQYRDTASYLVDRLKSITNVSVERFVGQANKAGDRGLRQKEQAKLIEDFREGDTNVLVATCIAEEGLDIPSVDLVIFYEPIPSEIRYIQRKGRTGRKVAGKALILATKDTYDMVYLYASKRKVGKMNNIVGSLNQELDSMFRPGPKLEKVLISDEELKDIKQEAEITQTESHLFKSEQDKVKDFIRDADKTARRIYMKALKHGGKGLRIQDLIEEEGLSADIVKAAVEKLEEMDKITKESSDYFVVKSIKKPSNKSEYIKDVYDVRVEKVYPGRAVVWINDKWRARVASHDFEGPAKLMKKNSRFKARGKLYHEQGTLCFRIKDVIELY
- a CDS encoding cation:proton antiporter, producing the protein MEISADILSLGVILLGILIAPMISTKIKIPVLIVEVIYGIIIGKSFLNIVTEIEWLRFFSFFGLVYLLFLAGLEIEFEEIRRSIIPVIALATGSLVVPFTFGYLLARVIQINPIFLGVILCTTSLGVVLPITKSLRQYKSLQILLGATVLVDLVSMFLLVLTFETFVGSLTYSYLLSISFFLAMFILPLIIGRLGIGSKIWNWSLKRSHFQFELRFCLGLIAIFAVLAELVGVHAILGAFLAGLIISELTDRGSDLEEKLLGIGYGFFVPFFFILVGINTNIPQIFGSMGGLFILVSIIFVGIFSKVIGVGIVSKILGFSSRESLALGFIQSARLSLVLAGIEIGRSIGLIDMAMYSIFVIFAIVSVLIAPSIGVSLLRKRLEIVKSVSIPEEFWEPYHEDLI
- a CDS encoding desulfoferrodoxin → MAKKGDKYKCDTCGIVVVIDEDCGCAECDLVCCQGSMEKC